The Armatimonadota bacterium genome has a segment encoding these proteins:
- a CDS encoding DUF805 domain-containing protein — protein MAASSKRLGVFRPGFKPFSIAGRINRAEFAGCIAAFYALYVAAYAPCLILFHPQWNHGRDIFSVSISCVLAAWLVMQAVKRMHDLDWPGEYALGCLVPAGVLIFVPVLLLLPGTPGTNRFDVKSAPEGMSDEDTP, from the coding sequence ATGGCTGCTTCGTCAAAGCGGTTAGGGGTTTTCCGGCCAGGATTCAAACCGTTCTCCATTGCCGGGCGAATCAACCGCGCGGAGTTCGCCGGCTGTATCGCGGCTTTCTACGCGTTGTATGTCGCCGCCTACGCCCCATGCCTGATCCTCTTCCATCCCCAGTGGAATCACGGAAGGGATATCTTCAGTGTTTCGATCTCCTGCGTGCTAGCGGCGTGGTTAGTCATGCAAGCCGTGAAGAGGATGCACGATCTGGATTGGCCGGGCGAGTATGCGCTCGGGTGCCTGGTCCCGGCCGGCGTCCTGATCTTCGTCCCGGTGCTCTTATTGCTTCCTGGAACGCCTGGGACAAACCGCTTTGATGTCAAGAGCGCGCCCGAAGGGATGAGCGATGAAGATACTCCGTGA
- a CDS encoding DUF1254 domain-containing protein: MIRVKMTAYVPAVAACLLAAGAPEAKPVAPVTDIAADAYVYGYPLVLMKFTREQAWAYGYQANCFHHDRELKDADDKGVVRQNTDNLYSSAFLDLTAQPLVLHVPDTTGRYYLLQLLDAWTNTFSSPGSRTTGTAAQDFILAGPEWRGPLPGNTPVIRSSTSLGWIIGRTEVKHYLDPAEQEAELDAVHAIQDQYTLTPLSEWRQGNPSPCLPPAPGALLAQTPLQRLQSLSAVEFLQVLSDLMQQSPAAVWDRPTLKRFEAIGFYPGRSFNPPASMQADINAAKAVAGARIEVQWRALATLVNGWGMVLTEIGTFQTDYLKRAAVARHGLGANLLADAIYPTAYLDMNGVPLGVASRSYRIHFAAGQTPPVQGFWSITLYKGDYFFDNALDRYAIHGTDPLKYNADGSLDLYVQTVAPVDPDLLANWLPAPPAPFNMTLRMYWPDKTAIEGRWAPPPIEPL; encoded by the coding sequence GTGATACGAGTCAAGATGACTGCGTATGTTCCCGCAGTAGCGGCATGCCTGCTTGCAGCAGGTGCTCCAGAAGCCAAACCGGTGGCGCCGGTGACGGACATCGCCGCGGATGCGTACGTCTACGGTTATCCCCTGGTGCTCATGAAATTCACCAGGGAGCAAGCCTGGGCGTACGGATATCAGGCGAACTGCTTCCATCACGACCGAGAACTCAAGGACGCCGACGATAAGGGCGTGGTGCGCCAAAACACCGACAACCTCTATTCGAGCGCCTTCCTCGACCTCACCGCCCAGCCCCTCGTCCTGCACGTGCCGGACACCACCGGTCGCTACTACCTGCTCCAATTGCTGGACGCCTGGACGAACACTTTCTCCAGCCCCGGCTCTCGGACTACCGGCACGGCTGCCCAGGACTTCATCCTGGCCGGCCCGGAGTGGCGCGGCCCGCTTCCGGGCAATACTCCGGTGATCCGCTCGAGCACCAGCCTCGGTTGGATCATCGGCCGCACCGAGGTGAAGCACTATCTGGATCCGGCCGAGCAGGAAGCGGAGCTGGATGCGGTCCACGCGATCCAGGACCAGTACACGCTCACCCCGCTCAGCGAATGGCGCCAGGGCAATCCGTCGCCCTGCCTCCCGCCGGCGCCGGGGGCGCTCCTCGCACAGACTCCCCTTCAGCGATTGCAGAGCCTGTCCGCGGTCGAGTTCCTTCAGGTGCTTTCCGACCTGATGCAGCAGAGCCCGGCCGCCGTCTGGGATAGGCCCACGCTCAAACGGTTCGAAGCAATCGGATTCTATCCCGGCAGGTCCTTCAACCCGCCCGCGTCCATGCAGGCGGACATCAACGCGGCCAAGGCTGTCGCGGGAGCCCGAATCGAAGTGCAGTGGCGCGCTCTGGCCACGTTGGTTAACGGCTGGGGAATGGTTCTCACTGAGATCGGGACGTTCCAGACCGACTACCTGAAGCGCGCCGCCGTCGCCCGGCACGGGCTGGGCGCCAACCTGCTGGCGGACGCTATCTACCCGACAGCATACCTCGATATGAACGGCGTGCCGCTTGGCGTCGCCTCGCGCAGTTACCGGATTCATTTCGCGGCTGGGCAGACTCCCCCAGTGCAGGGGTTCTGGTCCATCACTCTCTACAAAGGCGACTACTTCTTCGACAACGCTTTGGACCGGTATGCAATCCATGGCACGGACCCCCTCAAATACAACGCGGACGGTTCCCTGGATCTGTATGTCCAAACGGTGGCGCCGGTCGATCCGGACCTCCTCGCCAACTGGCTGCCGGCCCCGCCGGCCCCCTTCAACATGACCTTGAGGATGTACTGGCCGGACAAGACGGCCATCGAGGGCCGATGGGCGCCCCCGCCGATCGAACCGCTCTAA
- a CDS encoding response regulator: MALQAPQYPGVVLVDDHSAVRQALAELLEEEGIHVCAQAAGRDEVLRCVGLERPDAVLVDLSLGKDDGFVLVEDLHRRGIPVVVCSSHEDPEHVRRAIAAGARAYVTKREAGRALAHAIREALEGWVLISPRAAGDLPDDG; this comes from the coding sequence GTGGCACTACAGGCACCTCAATATCCAGGTGTCGTTCTGGTAGACGACCACAGTGCCGTGCGTCAGGCCCTCGCGGAGCTGCTGGAGGAAGAGGGAATCCACGTGTGCGCCCAGGCGGCTGGGCGCGATGAGGTTCTCAGATGCGTGGGGCTGGAACGCCCCGACGCGGTGCTGGTGGACCTCTCTTTGGGGAAGGATGACGGATTTGTGCTGGTGGAGGACCTTCACCGCCGCGGCATCCCGGTGGTGGTCTGCTCTTCTCACGAGGACCCGGAGCATGTGCGACGGGCCATCGCCGCCGGAGCCCGTGCGTACGTCACCAAGCGCGAGGCGGGGCGGGCTCTGGCCCACGCCATTCGCGAGGCCCTGGAAGGCTGGGTACTCATAAGCCCCCGCGCCGCCGGCGACCTGCCCGACGACGGGTGA
- a CDS encoding response regulator transcription factor, protein MEPEPQTEPEIRVLLVDDHPAVREGLALLLAPEGIAVCCEAGEHAGALACLKANRPDVALVDLSLGGEDGLSLVADLHARGVPALVYSMHEDSRHVEGAFTAGALGYGTKREAHRVLVEAIRETAAGRVFVSPCAAVTLATRFSGATDHAGDRELSEQERQVYSLLSQGEGTIEIAAALEISARTVESYYARIQDKLGLEGMHELRRHAINHLNAPVR, encoded by the coding sequence ATGGAACCTGAGCCGCAGACCGAACCGGAGATCCGGGTCCTTCTGGTCGACGACCACCCGGCGGTGCGCGAGGGCCTGGCCCTGTTGCTGGCGCCGGAGGGAATCGCCGTCTGCTGCGAGGCTGGTGAGCACGCCGGGGCCCTCGCGTGCCTGAAGGCAAACCGTCCCGATGTGGCGTTGGTTGACCTGTCGCTGGGCGGCGAAGATGGCTTATCCCTGGTCGCCGATCTGCACGCGCGCGGGGTGCCGGCTCTGGTCTATTCGATGCACGAGGACTCTCGCCACGTGGAAGGCGCGTTCACGGCGGGGGCGCTGGGATACGGCACCAAGCGGGAGGCCCATCGGGTGCTGGTCGAGGCGATCCGTGAAACCGCCGCGGGGCGCGTGTTCGTCAGTCCCTGCGCCGCCGTGACGCTGGCCACCCGCTTTTCGGGCGCGACGGACCACGCCGGAGACCGCGAACTGAGCGAGCAGGAACGCCAGGTCTACAGCCTCCTCAGCCAGGGCGAGGGCACGATCGAGATTGCCGCCGCCCTGGAAATCAGCGCGCGTACCGTTGAGTCCTACTACGCCCGCATTCAGGATAAACTGGGCCTGGAAGGCATGCACGAACTGCGCCGGCACGCCATTAACCACCTCAACGCGCCGGTGCGTTAA
- a CDS encoding sensor histidine kinase — MGFGSRRVDIGDEAPLIEWRRKATDALTIVASVVYLPGLALWLAGHGPPAGWQVMALAVAGYLIVLAGALLRRIDHRPRVWAVVGVGYVLALIAGIAFPEGPFLRSLPISLSIAALALIGVRAGRVATLIGAVILMGGPFLRAVPAVARLLLNGPTRAPASSGLLLTQGLAMTGVLLIVMALLERFHGFLLQSLAAERRAASDLLDEMRERRRLEREIARTADEERCRLGQDVHDGVCQQITGALLRCQALERGLARNGTVSPDEVRALSGLLEEAIDEAHAVAKGLCPLGREPGALVSALRTLTNRAHKTSGLRCEFIASGDVKVGDPEAAHNLYRIAQEALSNSVKHARAQRIVLELRGTENELVLRVADDGAGLSAEQPTDGMGMRTMEYRAESMEGTLTVEAAPGGGTSVVCRVRRNGIPLPDVRPGDSRRDGHNGT; from the coding sequence ATGGGATTCGGCTCCCGCCGGGTCGACATAGGCGATGAAGCGCCGCTCATCGAATGGCGTCGGAAGGCGACCGATGCCCTGACGATTGTCGCCTCGGTGGTTTATCTGCCCGGTCTGGCGCTCTGGCTTGCCGGACACGGGCCGCCGGCGGGTTGGCAAGTGATGGCCCTCGCGGTGGCCGGCTACCTCATCGTCTTGGCGGGCGCTCTGCTTCGCCGAATCGACCATCGGCCAAGGGTGTGGGCTGTTGTCGGCGTCGGGTACGTTCTCGCCCTTATCGCGGGCATCGCATTTCCCGAAGGTCCGTTCCTTCGCTCCCTGCCGATCTCGCTGTCGATCGCGGCGCTGGCGCTTATCGGCGTGCGCGCGGGACGCGTCGCCACCCTCATCGGGGCCGTTATCCTTATGGGCGGTCCCTTCCTACGGGCCGTTCCCGCGGTCGCCCGCCTTCTTTTGAACGGCCCGACACGGGCGCCGGCTTCGTCGGGCCTTCTCCTGACCCAGGGGTTGGCGATGACGGGGGTGCTCCTGATTGTGATGGCCCTGTTGGAGCGCTTTCACGGGTTTCTCCTGCAGTCTCTCGCCGCGGAACGAAGGGCAGCATCTGACCTGTTGGACGAGATGCGGGAGCGACGGCGCCTAGAGCGGGAGATCGCCCGCACGGCCGATGAGGAACGCTGCCGGCTGGGACAGGACGTGCACGACGGCGTGTGCCAGCAGATTACCGGGGCTCTGCTGCGCTGCCAGGCCCTGGAACGCGGGCTGGCACGGAACGGGACGGTATCGCCGGACGAGGTCAGGGCGCTGTCGGGCCTGCTGGAAGAGGCGATCGATGAAGCGCACGCGGTTGCCAAGGGCCTCTGTCCGCTGGGAAGAGAGCCCGGCGCGCTCGTCTCCGCGCTTCGAACGCTAACCAACCGGGCGCACAAGACCTCAGGGCTTCGGTGTGAGTTCATCGCTTCGGGCGACGTGAAGGTGGGCGACCCGGAGGCGGCGCACAACCTCTATCGTATCGCCCAGGAAGCCTTGAGCAATTCGGTGAAACACGCTCGGGCTCAACGCATCGTCCTGGAACTCCGCGGGACCGAAAACGAGCTGGTCCTGCGGGTGGCTGATGATGGCGCCGGCCTGTCCGCTGAGCAACCGACCGACGGCATGGGCATGCGGACGATGGAATACCGCGCTGAGTCGATGGAGGGAACGCTCACCGTGGAGGCTGCGCCCGGGGGCGGCACCAGCGTTGTCTGCAGGGTGCGGCGCAATGGTATCCCGCTGCCTGATGTCAGGCCCGGCGATTCGAGAAGGGACGGGCACAATGGAACCTGA
- a CDS encoding cyclic nucleotide-binding domain-containing protein — protein MENPGRALLEPLSHEELRQHLAEHPLVEGMHPRHLQIMSDIVQQVDFDSGCYLFREGEPADRVYLILHGSVMLETFNEEYGPIPIESLEAGDSIGWSGFIPPFDWRFDAKAVQPTVALVFETARLNSICEMHNDFGYALMKRMAGLVEQRLNATKEHLHDIYGTRK, from the coding sequence ATGGAAAATCCCGGTCGCGCACTCTTGGAACCCCTCTCCCATGAGGAGCTCCGCCAACACCTCGCGGAACACCCCCTCGTCGAGGGCATGCATCCGCGGCACCTGCAGATAATGTCCGACATTGTCCAGCAGGTCGATTTCGACTCAGGCTGCTACTTGTTTCGGGAGGGTGAGCCGGCGGATCGCGTCTATCTGATCCTTCATGGCTCCGTAATGCTCGAGACCTTCAACGAGGAATACGGCCCCATTCCGATCGAATCCCTGGAAGCCGGCGACTCGATCGGCTGGTCAGGGTTTATCCCACCTTTCGACTGGCGCTTCGATGCCAAGGCGGTGCAGCCAACCGTCGCGCTCGTGTTCGAAACGGCCCGCCTGAATTCGATATGCGAGATGCACAACGATTTCGGCTATGCCCTGATGAAACGAATGGCCGGCCTCGTGGAGCAGCGCCTCAACGCGACGAAGGAGCACCTGCACGACATCTACGGAACCCGCAAATAG
- a CDS encoding hydrogenase maturation protease, with protein MKTALVVGIGNAWRGDDAAGLMVADLVDADTADVAAVRHEGDGAALLDLWAGYEMVVLVDAIVSGAPPGTIRRFRDRHSLPRPWFGGGSHLINVTEAVDLARTLGRLPPQLLVIGIEGRSFQPGDPMSAEVEASVRRVADDLATRIADGFEVAG; from the coding sequence ATGAAAACCGCTCTCGTAGTGGGAATCGGCAACGCGTGGCGCGGCGACGATGCCGCTGGCCTGATGGTTGCAGACCTGGTTGACGCGGACACTGCGGACGTCGCGGCCGTGCGGCATGAAGGGGACGGGGCCGCACTGCTGGACCTTTGGGCGGGCTACGAAATGGTTGTCCTCGTCGATGCCATCGTCTCGGGCGCGCCGCCGGGAACGATTCGTCGCTTCCGGGACCGGCATTCCCTGCCACGCCCCTGGTTCGGGGGCGGCTCCCACCTCATCAACGTGACAGAAGCCGTGGATCTCGCCCGCACGCTCGGGCGCCTGCCGCCCCAGCTTCTGGTCATCGGCATCGAGGGGCGGTCATTTCAGCCGGGCGATCCCATGTCCGCCGAAGTCGAAGCGTCGGTGCGACGAGTGGCCGACGACCTGGCCACCCGCATCGCGGACGGCTTTGAGGTCGCCGGCTGA
- a CDS encoding Ni/Fe hydrogenase subunit alpha — MKGKVIKVDTLARVEGEGSLHIKISDAGVVDAKFGIYEPPRFFEAFLRGRSYAEAPDITARICGICPVAYQMSSAHAVEAALGVTVGGQLRALRRLLYCGEWIESHVLHIFLLHAPDFLGYEDVIGMARDHRPLVENALKLKKIGNDIVTLLGGREIHPINVRVGGFYKVPTKRDLEPLAERLKWAVDTAAGVVPVLAGLPFPDFEGDYEYVALRHPDEYPFNEGRLVSSKGIDIPVSEFESNFVEEHMSHSNALHSVRTARGAYFVGPLARYNLNADRLSKRAKQGAQAAGIAQGCNNPFKGILVRAVETIFACEEALRIIKEYEPPGEPAVAVEPRAGTGSACTEAPRGILYHRYRIDAAGLIADAKIVPPTAQNQKTIEDDLRRYAAPRVDLPLPDLTWQCEQAVRNYDPCISCATHFLKVSVERE, encoded by the coding sequence ATGAAAGGTAAAGTCATCAAGGTTGACACCCTCGCCCGCGTGGAAGGCGAAGGATCACTGCACATCAAGATCAGCGACGCAGGCGTCGTTGACGCCAAATTCGGCATCTACGAGCCGCCCCGGTTCTTCGAGGCCTTCCTTCGCGGCCGATCGTATGCCGAGGCGCCGGATATCACGGCGCGCATATGTGGAATTTGCCCGGTAGCCTACCAGATGAGCTCGGCCCACGCGGTGGAAGCGGCGCTAGGGGTCACCGTTGGGGGACAACTCCGGGCGCTGCGACGGCTCCTGTATTGCGGCGAGTGGATCGAAAGCCACGTGCTGCATATCTTCCTGCTCCACGCGCCCGACTTCCTCGGGTACGAGGACGTCATCGGCATGGCCAGGGACCATCGACCGCTTGTCGAGAATGCCCTGAAGCTGAAAAAGATCGGCAACGACATCGTGACGCTGCTCGGTGGACGGGAAATCCACCCGATAAACGTTCGAGTGGGGGGCTTCTACAAGGTGCCGACCAAGCGTGATCTGGAACCGTTGGCCGAACGCCTGAAATGGGCGGTAGACACCGCAGCGGGAGTTGTGCCCGTGCTGGCGGGCCTTCCGTTCCCGGATTTCGAGGGCGATTACGAATACGTGGCTTTGCGCCACCCGGACGAGTACCCCTTCAACGAGGGCCGCCTGGTATCCAGCAAAGGCATCGACATCCCGGTCAGTGAATTCGAGTCCAACTTTGTGGAAGAGCACATGTCTCACTCCAATGCCCTGCACTCTGTGCGGACCGCCCGCGGCGCGTATTTTGTGGGGCCGCTCGCCCGTTACAACCTGAACGCGGACCGCCTGAGCAAGCGCGCGAAGCAAGGCGCCCAGGCTGCAGGTATCGCACAAGGGTGCAACAACCCGTTCAAGGGAATCCTCGTCCGCGCCGTCGAAACCATCTTCGCATGCGAGGAAGCCCTCCGCATCATCAAGGAGTATGAGCCGCCGGGCGAACCCGCGGTGGCCGTCGAACCCCGGGCCGGCACGGGCTCCGCCTGCACCGAAGCGCCCAGGGGAATTCTGTATCATCGGTATCGCATCGACGCCGCCGGTCTGATCGCCGATGCGAAAATCGTACCGCCAACCGCCCAGAATCAGAAGACGATCGAGGACGATCTGCGCCGGTACGCGGCTCCGCGTGTTGACCTGCCCCTTCCGGACCTCACGTGGCAATGCGAACAGGCCGTTCGAAACTACGACCCCTGTATCTCATGCGCCACGCACTTCCTGAAGGTGAGCGTGGAGAGGGAGTAG
- a CDS encoding oxidoreductase, which yields MARSSKPKLAVWKFASCDGCQLSLLDCEDELLAVAGAVDIANFPEASRTVVKGPYDVSLVEGSITTPHDAERIHHVRRNSRYLITIGACATAGGIQALRNFSDVKAYTRYVYASPQYIETLNKSTPIRDHVFVDFELRGCPISKAQLVEVISALLNGRKPNTPTHSVCLECKMAGTVCVMVAQGLPCLGPVTQAGCGALCPSYRRPCYGCFGPKETPNTAALAAGWTELGAGDPEIVRAFRSFNACAEDFRRESEAHER from the coding sequence ATGGCCCGATCCAGCAAACCGAAACTAGCCGTCTGGAAATTCGCCTCATGCGACGGTTGTCAGCTCAGCCTCCTCGATTGCGAAGACGAACTCCTGGCCGTCGCCGGAGCCGTGGACATCGCCAATTTCCCCGAAGCCAGTCGCACCGTGGTGAAGGGGCCGTATGACGTATCGCTGGTGGAAGGCTCCATCACGACACCCCACGATGCCGAGCGCATCCACCACGTTCGCAGGAACTCCCGCTACCTGATCACAATCGGCGCGTGCGCAACCGCGGGCGGCATCCAGGCGCTCCGCAATTTCTCAGACGTGAAGGCGTACACGCGCTACGTTTACGCATCGCCCCAGTACATCGAAACGCTCAACAAATCAACGCCTATCCGCGACCATGTCTTCGTTGACTTCGAGTTAAGGGGTTGTCCCATCAGCAAGGCACAGCTCGTCGAGGTCATCAGCGCTTTGCTCAACGGCCGGAAGCCGAACACGCCCACGCACAGCGTGTGTCTGGAATGCAAGATGGCCGGCACCGTCTGCGTGATGGTGGCGCAGGGCCTCCCGTGTCTGGGTCCGGTTACCCAGGCGGGCTGCGGCGCGCTGTGCCCATCCTATCGAAGGCCATGCTACGGGTGCTTCGGGCCGAAGGAAACGCCTAACACAGCGGCCCTGGCGGCGGGGTGGACGGAACTGGGCGCTGGCGACCCCGAAATCGTTCGGGCCTTCCGCAGTTTCAATGCCTGCGCCGAGGACTTCCGACGGGAGAGTGAAGCCCATGAAAGGTAA
- a CDS encoding FAD/NAD(P)-binding protein: MLPHPYTVRQVHRETHDTFTLDLEPLDGDTPPFAPGQFNMLYMYGVGEVPISISGNPADSRTLMHTTREVGSVTRVMRTLQRGDTLGVRGPFGTHWPVLDSEGSDVVIACGGIGLAPLRPALYQILAHREQFGKVVLLYGTRTPNDILFQREIQKWRAQFDLEIYVTVDRAMGNWRGNVGVVTTLIPKAPFDPINTVALVCGPEVMMRFTVQELRKRGVDERNIYLSMERNMKCGIGCCGHCQYGPDLVCRDGPVFRFDHLEPLFGAWEV, translated from the coding sequence ATGCTGCCCCACCCGTACACGGTACGGCAGGTGCATCGCGAAACTCACGATACGTTCACTCTGGACCTTGAGCCGCTGGACGGCGATACGCCTCCATTCGCCCCGGGCCAGTTCAACATGCTTTACATGTACGGGGTCGGCGAAGTGCCCATCTCCATCAGCGGCAACCCCGCCGACTCACGGACCCTGATGCACACGACCCGCGAGGTCGGCAGTGTCACACGCGTGATGCGCACACTCCAGAGGGGCGATACACTGGGTGTGCGCGGGCCTTTCGGCACGCATTGGCCCGTGCTGGACAGCGAAGGCAGCGATGTGGTGATTGCGTGCGGCGGCATCGGCCTTGCGCCGCTGCGCCCCGCGCTGTACCAGATCCTTGCGCATCGCGAGCAGTTCGGCAAGGTCGTGCTGTTGTACGGCACCCGCACCCCGAATGACATCCTCTTCCAGCGCGAGATTCAGAAATGGCGCGCCCAGTTCGACCTCGAGATCTACGTCACCGTGGACCGCGCGATGGGAAACTGGCGAGGAAATGTGGGCGTTGTCACGACGCTCATCCCCAAGGCGCCGTTCGATCCGATCAACACGGTCGCCCTCGTTTGCGGGCCGGAGGTGATGATGCGCTTCACGGTTCAGGAGTTGCGCAAGCGAGGCGTGGACGAGCGGAACATCTACCTGTCCATGGAGCGGAACATGAAATGCGGCATCGGCTGCTGTGGCCATTGCCAGTACGGCCCGGACCTGGTATGCCGGGACGGCCCCGTGTTCCGATTCGATCACCTGGAACCGCTCTTCGGCGCGTGGGAGGTGTGA
- a CDS encoding cyclic nucleotide-binding domain-containing protein: METLRPILEQHPFLKGLAPEYIELLTGCAANVRFKEGEYLFREGKKADQFFILRGGRVSLETYAPGRGTILIQTVGEDEVLGWSWLIRPYKWSFDGRALEMTRAISLDARCLRDKCAEDHNLGYEFMQRFADVMVQRLRATHLQLIDMYQGAPRK; encoded by the coding sequence GTGGAAACCCTTAGACCGATCCTGGAACAGCATCCCTTTCTAAAGGGATTGGCCCCGGAGTATATCGAACTGCTCACTGGCTGCGCGGCCAATGTCCGCTTCAAAGAGGGGGAATACCTCTTCCGCGAGGGCAAGAAGGCCGATCAGTTCTTCATTCTGCGCGGTGGCCGAGTGTCCCTGGAGACCTATGCGCCCGGACGCGGAACCATCCTGATCCAGACGGTCGGCGAGGACGAGGTCTTGGGCTGGTCCTGGCTTATCCGTCCGTACAAATGGTCGTTTGACGGCCGGGCGCTGGAGATGACGCGCGCGATATCCCTCGACGCGCGCTGCCTCCGCGATAAGTGCGCCGAGGACCACAACCTGGGCTATGAGTTCATGCAGCGGTTCGCCGACGTCATGGTTCAACGGCTCCGGGCGACTCACCTGCAGCTCATCGACATGTATCAGGGTGCGCCGCGGAAATGA
- a CDS encoding 4Fe-4S dicluster domain-containing protein — protein MKPSALHPGERIVLEPQGLDALIDLLARSGYRVIGPRVRDGCVVYDEVASTQDLPSGWTDEQTPDSYRLKKRRDQAYFGYSVGSHSWKQFLHPPHLTIFRARRNGSGLQILPPAAETPKYAFLGVRPCDLAAISYQDRVLLEGKHPDATYAARRKNCFIVAVNCSDSGGNCFCASMGVGPRAAAPFDLALTEVVGKTRHFFVCEIGSGAGAEAASHLPSEPATDEHVGAEEAVLSRAAAQMGKALTTEGLKESLQASYESAHWEAVAERCLTCGNCTSVCPTCFCTTVEDYTDLTGESAERRRRWDSCFTLDFSYIFGGSVRTSAAARYRQWLMHKLANWEDQFGTPGCVGCGRCITWCPVGIDIAKEAETIRAGASPGKEQARGNP, from the coding sequence ATGAAACCATCCGCCCTTCACCCAGGGGAGCGCATCGTACTGGAGCCACAGGGCCTCGACGCCCTGATTGACCTTCTCGCCCGATCGGGCTACCGCGTGATCGGTCCCCGGGTACGCGACGGCTGCGTCGTGTATGATGAGGTCGCGTCCACCCAGGACCTTCCGTCGGGCTGGACGGACGAGCAAACCCCTGACTCCTACCGTCTCAAGAAGCGCCGTGATCAGGCGTACTTCGGTTACTCGGTGGGATCCCATTCCTGGAAGCAATTCCTCCATCCCCCCCACCTGACCATCTTCCGGGCGCGCCGAAACGGGAGTGGGCTGCAGATTCTCCCCCCGGCGGCCGAGACGCCGAAGTACGCATTTCTCGGCGTTCGTCCCTGCGATCTCGCGGCGATATCGTATCAGGACCGGGTTCTCCTCGAGGGCAAGCACCCCGATGCCACGTACGCCGCGAGGCGGAAAAACTGCTTCATCGTGGCCGTCAACTGCAGCGATTCCGGCGGCAATTGTTTCTGCGCATCGATGGGAGTCGGACCACGGGCGGCCGCGCCGTTCGACCTCGCGCTCACCGAAGTAGTCGGGAAGACACGCCATTTCTTCGTATGCGAGATCGGATCCGGTGCGGGAGCCGAAGCGGCGTCTCATCTGCCCAGCGAACCGGCAACCGACGAGCACGTTGGCGCGGAGGAGGCGGTGCTGAGCCGCGCCGCCGCGCAGATGGGCAAGGCCCTCACCACGGAAGGGCTCAAAGAGAGTCTCCAGGCCAGCTATGAAAGCGCCCATTGGGAAGCCGTCGCGGAGCGATGTCTCACGTGCGGCAACTGCACCTCGGTATGCCCGACGTGCTTCTGCACCACGGTGGAAGACTACACGGACCTGACCGGCGAGAGCGCGGAAAGGCGGCGGCGATGGGACTCCTGCTTCACCCTGGATTTCTCCTACATCTTCGGCGGAAGTGTCCGGACTTCGGCGGCCGCGCGCTATCGCCAATGGCTGATGCACAAACTGGCCAATTGGGAGGACCAGTTTGGCACACCCGGATGCGTCGGCTGCGGCCGGTGCATCACCTGGTGCCCCGTGGGAATCGACATCGCCAAAGAGGCTGAAACCATCCGCGCCGGCGCATCACCCGGAAAGGAACAAGCCCGTGGAAACCCTTAG
- a CDS encoding stalk domain-containing protein has protein sequence MHKRTFRMALLVATGVSLAGVSANAVVTTGEKPFVYLGRNYVPLKSTAGLLGAPVKQNTATGHTTIRYQGKDLVLTPNKTAAKYAGRSVKLPSPPVVVKGVTYVPVETFRKYYNVPVQWDKNKSVMKIKGSRGWRSMQVNNRPPWHGGPPPWAPAWGRRGYAPPGHSGYLKPGAGENGYPRSQRRVGAKAHPIYLKPGAGENGYPRSQRGVGAKGHPIYVRPGAGGNGNRRGQRDYGAPGNSGKDRPGARGNGNARGRRDDNSPGNSGKDRSDARGNGNGKGRRDDNSPGNSGDEKGNGNGKAKGNKDRG, from the coding sequence ATGCACAAAAGAACCTTTCGGATGGCGCTACTCGTGGCGACCGGCGTGAGCCTGGCGGGTGTTTCCGCCAACGCCGTCGTTACGACAGGAGAGAAGCCATTCGTGTATCTGGGCCGAAACTACGTCCCACTGAAGAGCACGGCCGGATTGCTTGGCGCGCCAGTGAAGCAGAATACGGCGACCGGCCACACGACGATCCGGTATCAAGGCAAAGACCTTGTGCTGACCCCCAACAAGACGGCAGCGAAGTATGCCGGCCGATCAGTCAAGCTTCCGTCACCACCCGTGGTTGTGAAGGGCGTGACGTATGTCCCCGTGGAGACGTTCAGGAAGTACTACAACGTCCCGGTGCAGTGGGACAAGAACAAGTCCGTGATGAAGATCAAGGGCTCGCGCGGCTGGCGGTCCATGCAGGTGAACAACCGGCCACCCTGGCACGGCGGACCTCCGCCGTGGGCGCCGGCCTGGGGTCGACGTGGCTACGCTCCGCCAGGCCACTCGGGCTACCTGAAACCGGGCGCCGGCGAAAACGGTTACCCGAGGAGTCAGCGCAGGGTCGGCGCGAAAGCCCACCCAATCTACCTGAAACCGGGAGCCGGCGAAAACGGGTACCCGAGGAGTCAGCGCGGGGTCGGCGCGAAAGGCCACCCAATCTACGTCAGACCTGGAGCAGGCGGTAATGGAAACCGCAGAGGGCAGCGCGACTACGGCGCGCCGGGCAACTCGGGCAAAGATCGCCCCGGCGCCCGTGGAAACGGGAACGCCAGGGGGCGGCGCGACGACAATTCGCCCGGCAACTCTGGCAAGGATCGCTCCGACGCCCGTGGAAACGGTAACGGCAAAGGTCGGCGCGACGACAATTCACCCGGTAACTCGGGCGACGAAAAAGGGAATGGCAACGGAAAGGCGAAGGGCAACAAGGATCGCGGATAA